Proteins encoded within one genomic window of Marasmius oreades isolate 03SP1 chromosome 6, whole genome shotgun sequence:
- a CDS encoding uncharacterized protein (MEROPS:MER0256224), whose product MTLQRGIYHIENAGAPSAIDLYNGGSSDGTPIAGWCFTPDTIGGHQLWLAEPIPNMNDTFTLCNLTSGTYMDLYNGGSESGTAINGWAGAGAITTNTHQLWIIKKACDGKNYRIQNYGSKTFVDLYNGGSSNGTKITGWPGNWTEHNTHQEWHFNRMSVSSAEAKSAVERNPHIKCGTYRGYNLDGEYLVLPNSFFTQIWKDSGLPSRKWRKEIYDSDDFAIAMKAAVGKWNADSWKANGFGIFCGVMLGINKAGDKAHAYNFTLTKDHCDIVFFEPQDGEYLNDIGYDGYMAFY is encoded by the exons ATGACTCTGCAACGCGGAATTT ACCACATCGAGAACGCTGGGGCTCCCAGTGCCATCGATCTCTATAATG GCGGCTCCAGTGACG GTACACCTATCGCTGGctggtgttttacaccagACACGATCGGCGGGCATCAGCTCTGGCTTGCGGAACCAATCCCCAACATGAACGATACGTTTACCCTTTGCAACCTAACCAGCGGTACCTACATGGATCTTTACAACG GTGGTTCCGAAAGCGGCACCGCAATCAATGGTTGGGCGGGAGCCGGCGCCATCACGACCAATACCCACCAGCTCTGGATCATCAAAAAGGCGTGCGACGGTAAGAACTACAG GATCCAGAATTATGGAAGTAAAA CCTTCGTTGATCTCTACAATGG TGGCAGCTCTAATGGGACCAAAATCACTGGATGGCCTGGAAATTGGACCGAACACAACACTCACCAGGAATGGCACTTCAATAGGATGAGCGTCTCCAGTGCGGAGGCCAAATCGGCTGTCGAGAGGAACCCTCACATTAAATGCGGGACTTACAGAGGATACAACCTCGATGGAGA ATATCTTGTCCTCCCTAACTCTTTTTTCACTCAGATTTGGAAAGACTCCGGTCTTCCTAGTCGCAAATGGCGTAAGGAAATCTACGATTCCGATGACTTTGCTATAG CCATGAAGGCCGCCGTTGGGAAGTGGAACGCCGACAGCTGGAAGGCTAAT GGCTTCGGTATCTTCTGTGGAGTTATGCTTGGTATCAACAAGGCTGGAGATAAGGCCCATGCTTACAACTTCACGCTCACCAAGGACCATTGCGACATTGTCTTCTTTGA GCCTCAAGACGGTGAATACCTG AATGACATTGGCTATGACGGTTACATGGCGTTCTACTGA
- a CDS encoding uncharacterized protein (MEROPS:MER0256224), with translation MSLQRGIYRIENARAPTAIDLKDGSSDDGTPINGWSFSPDTINGHQLWLAEPIPKMDDTFTLCNLSSGTYMDLYNGSAERATPVNGWGGAGAITTNPHQLWIIKKACDGKNYRIQNYGSKTFVDLYNGGSSDGTKITGWPGNWTENNTHQEWHFNRMSVSSAEAKSAVERNPHIKCGTYRGYNLDGEYLVLPNFTFTQIWKASGLPGRKWREEIYDSDDFAIAMKAAVGNWGPDATKANGFGIFCGVMLGINKAGDKAHAYNFTLTKDHCDIVFFEPQDGEYLNDIGYDGYMAFY, from the exons ATGTCTCTGCAACGCGGAATTT ACCGCATCGAGAATGCTAGGGCTCCCACTGCCATTGATCTCAAAGATG GCAGCTCCGATGACG GTACACCTATCAATGGGTGGTCTTTTTCACCAGACACGATCAACGGGCATCAGCTCTGGCTTGCTGAACCAATTCCCAAAATGGATGATACCTTTACCCTTTGTAACCTGTCCAGCGGTACCTACATGGATCTCTACAACG GTTCTGCCGAAAGGGCCACCCCCGTCAATGGTTGGGGGGGAGCCGGCGCCATCACGACCAATCCCCACCAGCTCTGGATCATCAAAAAGGCGTGCGATGGTAAGAACTACAG GATCCAGAATTACGGAAGTAAAA CCTTCGTCGATCTCTACAATGG TGGCAGCTCGGATGGGACCAAAATCACTGGATGGCCCGGTAATTGGACCGAAAACAACACTCACCAGGAATGGCACTTCAATAGGATGAGCGTCTCCAGTGCGGAGGCCAAATCGGCTGTCGAGAGGAACCCTCACATTAAATGCGGGACTTACAGAGGATACAACCTCGATGGAGA ATATCTTGTCCTCCCTAACTTTACTTTTACTCAGATTTGGAAAGCCTCCGGTCTTCCTGGTCGCAAGTGGCGTGAGGAAATCTATGATTCCGATGACTTCGCTATAG CCATGAAGGCCGCCGTTGGGAACTGGGGCCCCGACGCCACTAAGGCTAAT GGCTTCGGAATCTTCTGTGGAGTTATGCTTGGTATCAACAAGGCTGGAGATAAGGCCCATGCTTACAACTTCACGCTCACCAAGGACCATTGCGACATTGTCTTCTTTGA GCCTCAAGACGGTGAATACCTG AATGACATTGGCTATGACGGTTACATGGCGTTCTACTGA